One segment of Tetrapisispora phaffii CBS 4417 chromosome 1, complete genome DNA contains the following:
- the PHA2 gene encoding prephenate dehydratase PHA2 (similar to Saccharomyces cerevisiae PHA2 (YNL316C); ancestral locus Anc_3.29) has product MKKVLFLGPEGTYSHQAAIQAFENSNDVKYIPSPSIVHCFDELERNNEYSYSVVPLENSTNGQVVFSYDILRDRMLNATKKEGSQLYEPLLKIVGEQYVSIAHCLIGSNDIQFKETLEEEYDTIQIYSHPQVWGQVAKYLENLGKKYPKIKFRKSDTSSTSEAVTVALEQQTRLDIDGNPNKILNLAIGSQAAAKINGAQILQANINDIKGNTTRFLVLKRRNEVTPMKELLSTDSENISLITFTIDDSPGSLVDILNVLKQFSLNMCSINSRPFTSNKLSTRKWQYVFFVEYQTNQALSEQEWNDYYTQLNQKSLKWTLWGSFPRDKRYYD; this is encoded by the coding sequence ATGAAAaaagtattatttttgGGACCAGAGGGGACATACTCTCACCAAGCAGCAATACAAGCATTTGAAAATAGTAACGACGTCAAATATATCCCATCGCCTTCAATTGTACACTGttttgatgaattagaGAGGAATAACGAGTACTCTTATTCTGTTGTTCCGCTAGAGAACTCCACGAACGGTCAAGTTGTATTTTCATATGATATTTTACGTGATAGAATGTTAAATGCAACTAAGAAAGAAGGGTCGCAGTTATATGAACCTCTGTTGAAAATTGTTGGCGAGCAATATGTCTCAATTGCGCATTGTCTAATTGGATCTAATGATATCCAGTTCAAGGAAACATTGGAGGAAGAATACGATACAATCCAGATATATTCCCACCCACAAGTTTGGGGCCAAGTTGCAAAATATTTGGAAAACTTGGGTAAAAAATATCCAAAGATCAAATTCAGGAAATCTGACACATCCTCAACCTCAGAAGCTGTCACAGTTGCACTGGAACAGCAAACTCGTTTAGACATAGATGGGAATCCAAAcaagatattaaatttagcTATTGGCAGTCAAGCTGCTGCAAAGATAAATGGTGCACAAATTTTACAAGCTAATATAAACGATATTAAAGGGAATACCACCAGATTTCTAGTCTTGAAGAGAAGAAATGAAGTTACGCCTATGAAAGAGTTATTATCGACTGACTCTGAAAACATTAGTTTAATTACATTCACTATTGACGATTCACCAGGTTCATTAGTGGATATTTTGAATGTATTAAAGCAATTTTCCTTAAATATGTGCTCAATTAATTCAAGACCCTTTACGTCAAATAAACTATCGACTAGAAAATGGCAATACGTATTTTTCGTTGAATATCAAACAAATCAAGCACTATCCGAACAAGAATGGAACGACTATTATACTCAGTTGAACCAAAAGTCACTGAAATGGACACTCTGGGGTTCATTTCCAAGAGACAAGCGTTACTATGACTAA
- the STB1 gene encoding Stb1p (similar to Saccharomyces cerevisiae STB1 (YNL309W) and YOL131W; ancestral locus Anc_3.37): MMANESETMMSMTPEKERELTSKILERAEIAQMTRQLKIGLNKVSTNKAVKSNTGTNKMGVFLPRKDTKKETTNEENINRSIKKMSPSKNYRSEEKYVLNTSSLNNYNRPATPPRVPPSSSASNMNEIENEQGQERIDNHKFSKPKIPTTPRAANNNALYSSSQPSKILTTPKGKIINIDNKIKDENKNIEGNQNDSGADLLMYLATSPYVSSKTPYDRIPTTPSRNLESAESSLHKLDHDSAVRFSHIKPSISSPQSTFKQTSVLDISGNQASGVFTNSMLDSPTVFITNSPYQRKKKLTSSSQSNNNFNVLQIPTTPSRELRSSPNPNSYLLKTPNFIMGDYVHNIFSPSPKVNFSSSTLPSSSDKYLGSSNSNLTTSSRTVNEFTLSNTSNSRDNSDK, translated from the coding sequence atgatgGCTAACGAATCTGAGACAATGATGTCCATGACTCCCGAGAAGGAGCGTGAATTGACTTCGAAGATATTAGAGAGAGCTGAAATTGCACAAATGACTCGTCAATTGAAAATCGGCTTAAACAAAGTATCCACGAATAAAGCTGTCAAATCGAATACAGGAACCAACAAGATGGGAGTTTTTCTACCAAGAAAAGACactaaaaaagaaacaaccAATGAAGAGAACATTAACCGttcaataaagaaaatgtcCCCTTCAAAGAATTACAGATCGGAGGAAAAATATGTACTCAATACCTCGTCATTGAATAACTACAACAGACCTGCAACTCCACCTCGAGTACCGCCTTCATCATCTGCATCTAATATGAATGAGATCGAGAATGAACAGGGACAGGAACGTATCGACAAtcataaattttcaaagcCAAAAATTCCTACAACTCCAAGGGCTGCAAACAATAATGCTTTATATTCATCATCACAACCAAGTAAAATATTGACTACTCCAAAGGGAAAGATTATCAATATCGATAATAAGATTAAAGATGAAAACAAGAATATTGAGGGCAATCAAAATGATAGCGGTGCAGATCTGTTGATGTATTTAGCAACAAGTCCATATGTCTCTAGCAAAACACCATATGATAGAATTCCTACCACACCATCAAGAAATCTTGAATCCGCAGAAAGTTCTTTACACAAGCTTGATCATGATTCGGCGGTCAGGTTCTCTCATATAAAACCTTCTATTTCGTCTCCTCAGTCAACGTTCAAGCAAACTTCAGTGCTTGACATCTCAGGTAATCAAGCTTCAGGTGTTTTCACTAACTCTATGTTGGATTCTCCAACAGTGTTCATCACCAACTCTCCatatcaaagaaaaaagaagcTAACCAGTAGCAGTCaaagtaataataactttaatGTATTACAGATTCCAACTACGCCTTCACGAGAACTACGTTCGTCACCCAACCCTAATTCATACTTATTGAAAACAcctaattttattatggGTGACTATGTGCACAATATCTTCAGTCCTTCACCTAAAgtcaatttttcatcaagTACTCTACCATCTAGTTCCGATAAGTATCTTGGTTCGTCTAATTCAAACTTAACTACTTCATCTAGAACGGTGAATGAGTTCACACTATCCAATACTTCTAATTCGAGAGATAATTCTGATAAATAA
- the PFK27 gene encoding 6-phosphofructo-2-kinase (similar to Saccharomyces cerevisiae PFK27 (YOL136C); ancestral locus Anc_3.26), whose protein sequence is MPEANEFYKSSTNSINSLFSLNRYSRATSCSVLEEQTQTTSSNTNTNNEVGQIFLDSIPQLSPIDVDNKNKFVIILVGLPATGKSTIASHLIHYLKKQQSSRHLRCTVFNAGSVRRTMCKKNLVDELFNQKHSNLKEEFAKITLHNLLESIDNDECDIAIFDATNSNLKRREYVVQELDAYNQNSNTFTIIPMILQITCHNRDFIRYNIHNKSFNEDYFDKSYKFAITSFSNRVKNYYSQFHEMDEEELNKYSNLPNIDNFFIFKL, encoded by the coding sequence ATGCCGGAAGCAAATGAATTTTATAAGTCATCGACAAATTCCATCAACTCGTTGTTCTCCTTAAATAGATATTCAAGAGCTACATCGTGTTCGGTCTTAGAAGAACAAACTCAGACGACTTcttcaaatacaaatacaaataacGAAGTTGGTCAGATTTTTTTGGATAGTATTCCACAACTCTCGCCAATAGATGTTGATAATAAGAACAAATTCGTCATTATATTGGTAGGACTACCTGCGACGGGAAAGTCTACTATTGCATCCCATTTGATCCATTATCTAAAGAAACAACAATCAAGCAGGCATCTTCGGTGCACAGTTTTTAATGCGGGGAGTGTAAGGAGAACTATGTGTAAGAAAAATCTTGTTGATGAACTTTTCAACCAAAAacattcaaatttgaaagaagaattCGCAAAGATTACATTGCATAATTTGTTAGAGTCtattgataatgatgaGTGTGATATTGCAATATTCGATGctacaaattcaaatttaaagagAAGAGAATACGTTGTCCAGGAATTAGATGCGTATAACCAAAACTCAAATACATTTACGATAATCCCAATGATATTACAAATAACTTGTCACAATCGAGACTTCATAAGGTATAACATTCATAATAAATCGTTCAATGAAGATTATTTTGATAAGTCATACAAATTCGCAATCACAAGTTTTTCGAATAGAGTGAAAAATTACTATTCACAATTTCATGAAATGGATGAAGAGGAGTTGAATAAATACTCAAATTTACCAAacattgataattttttcattttcaaattatag
- the KRI1 gene encoding Kri1p (similar to Saccharomyces cerevisiae KRI1 (YNL308C); ancestral locus Anc_3.39) yields the protein MPRKKSAAKKAKEAKQNLKEQVVAPVKDVVKETPVSESDESSSSENEDEYGELITEEVEDGINNVISAIRNNDMDQLLNGEVRFFEDPENAVKALGTVEKQKPIYLKDYHRMNLLNGETFKDDESDHDMGEVEQPYAEQQITEKKKLLDEIKNAFDGEDEENSSNSDDDEGFLKKKVSPEATKSERVHLPDPSKNEEAFLDEFINQQAWIPKKGDKVMTGDGEMKIEEDDEEFEDAVEQFEHAYNFRYEDPNAAEIVSYARNQATLRRSNNSSRRKKRNEEKDIKQTEIKKKDEAIQKKKTEKVHKLTDVLNMIKKEYGADIDENMVKKITNTLLNSDYKDNEWDQVVAELFNDEFYNQKSKPTWDDDDDLLKGIDMSEDGSEDEDEGKNDEDTPVATKSRKERKGEKKSKKLEKKNLTKLVENAVEQNKLSLVEEFEQEQEERKSRSRSKDDDKPSFRYREVSPESFGLTTREIFNADDTQLNQFIGLKKFAPYRPKELRMKDKRKVTKSKRIREWRKEVFKNEKGLGETDEIEIPVEKSKASHHHHKSHKKRKHNNH from the coding sequence ATGCCAAGAAAGAAGTCTGCTGCCAAAAAGGCTAAGGAAGCTAAACAGAACTTGAAAGAACAAGTCGTCGCACCAGTTAAGGATGTTGTCAAAGAAACCCCTGTTTCTGAATCGGATGAGAGCAGTTCCAGTGAGAATGAAGATGAATACGGTGAGCTAATTACTGAAGAAGTTGAAGACGGTATTAATAACGTTATCTCTGCTATTAGAAATAACGACATGGATCAGTTATTGAATGGTGAGGTGAGATTTTTTGAAGACCCTGAAAATGCTGTAAAAGCACTTGGTACAGTTGAAAAACAGAAGCCAATTTACTTGAAAGATTATCATAGAATGAACTTATTAAATGGTGAAACTTTCAAAGATGACGAAAGTGATCATGATATGGGCGAGGTTGAACAACCATATGCTGAACAGCAAATTACAGAGAAGAAAAAGTTACTggatgaaattaaaaatgctTTTGATGGAGAAGACGAGGAAAATAGTTCGAATTCTGACGATGATGAAGGGTTcttgaagaagaaagtCTCTCCAGAGGCTACGAAATCTGAAAGAGTTCATTTGCCTGACCCATCCAAGAATGAAGAAGCATTCTTAGATGAATTCATCAACCAACAAGCTTGGATTCCAAAGAAAGGTGACAAGGTGATGACTGGTGATGGTGAAAtgaaaattgaagaagatgacgaagaatttgaagatgCAGTTGAGCAATTTGAACACGCCTATAATTTCAGATATGAGGATCCAAACGCAGCAGAAATTGTTTCTTATGCTCGTAATCAAGCCACTTTGAGAAGATCTAACAATTCGTCTCGTAGAAAGAAGagaaatgaagaaaaagacATAAAACAAACtgaaataaagaagaaagacGAAGCAATccagaaaaagaaaactgAAAAAGTTCATAAATTAACCGATGTCTTAAACATgattaaaaaagaatatggtgctgatattgatgaaaatatgGTGAAAAAGATTACTAATACTTTATTAAATAGCGATTACAAGGATAATGAATGGGATCAAGTGGTTGCCGAGTTATTTAATGACGaattttataatcaaaaatcTAAGCCAACTTGggatgatgacgatgatTTGTTAAAGGGAATTGATATGAGCGAAGATGGAagtgaagatgaagatgaaggCAAAAACGATGAAGACACTCCAGTGGCAACTAAGTCGAGAAAAGAAAGGAAGGGTGAGaagaaatcaaagaaattagaaaaaaagaacTTGACCAAACTTGTTGAAAATGCTGttgaacaaaataaattatcccttgttgaagaatttgaGCAAGAACAGGAAGAGAGAAAGTCAAGATCTCGTTCcaaagatgatgataagCCAAGTTTCCGTTATCGTGAAGTTTCTCCAGAAAGTTTTGGTTTGACTACTAGGGAAATTTTCAATGCAGATGATACacaattgaatcaatttATTGGTTTGAAGAAATTTGCTCCATACAGACCAAAAGAATTGAGAATGAAGGACAAGAGAAAGGTTACCAAGTCTAAAAGAATAAGAGAATGGAGAAAAGAAGTCTTTAAAAATGAGAAAGGTCTTGGAGAAACCGATGAAATCGAAATCCCTGTAGAGAAATCAAAAGCATCGCATCATCATCATAAATCACATAAAAAACGCAAGCATAACAATCATTAG
- the VPS68 gene encoding Vps68p (similar to Saccharomyces cerevisiae VPS68 (YOL129W); ancestral locus Anc_3.40), with protein MDSGNNRLFRLPFHLPNSVTARKWCVYISGVLYAVGFWLFLDAVIYSKHANASDLHVTFVDWIPFLCSTFGTIIVSSIEKNRLLEGALSSDSGLGYIGDSLDSTLAWQARAVLFLGFALLAGGMSGSVVLLIIKFIVKDYTSYPTLGMGINNVLGNFCIILSCVVLWVAQNMQDEYSYSLNL; from the coding sequence ATGGATAGTGGGAATAATAGACTGTTCCGTTTGCCTTTCCATCTTCCTAACTCGGTTACTGCTAGGAAGTGgtgtgtatatatatcagGTGTGTTGTATGCCGTTGGGTTTTGGCTATTTTTAGATGCAGTAATATATTCGAAGCATGCTAATGCTTCAGATCTGCATGTAACGTTTGTTGATTGGATTCCATTTTTGTGTAGCACATTTGGTACTATTATTGTGAGTtcaatagaaaaaaatagGTTACTGGAGGGTGCATTATCATCAGACTCAGGTCTTGGGTATATTGGAGATAGTCTAGACTCTACTCTAGCTTGGCAAGCTCGTGCGGTTTTATTCCTTGGGTTTGCATTACTAGCCGGTGGTATGTCTGGATCTGTGGTTCtcttaataataaaattcataGTGAAGGACTATACGTCGTATCCAACACTAGGAATGGGTATTAATAACGTTTTAGGAAACTTCTGTATAATTCTAAGTTGTGTCGTACTCTGGGTCGCACAAAATATGCAAGATGAATACTCATATTCCTTGAATCTTTAA
- the GAS4 gene encoding 1,3-beta-glucanosyltransferase (similar to Saccharomyces cerevisiae GAS4 (YOL132W); ancestral locus Anc_3.34), with product MKALLFPILFFVIKYVLADINPIVINGKYFVDSVTGDPFYIKGVDYQPGGSSEFTGKGDPLSDPEICARDIYLLQNLGVNTIRIYSINPDLNHDKCMTLLATAGIYILLDVNSPLQNQHLNRYEPWITYNEQYLEHVFKIMEHFSYYNNTLGYFAGNEIINDKKSAKVAPVYIKRLIQDMKKYSTNHLNRVIPVGYSAADDLDYRVSLASYLECADSNIGMDSTVDFYGVNSYQWCGEQTMKTSGYDKLVEAYTNYSKPVFFSEFGCNLVQPRTFGEVKSIYSDAMYKTFCGGLVYEFTQEVNDYGLVKESSDKSVTLLPDFNTLSLQYKNVQTPTRKDLNLDSNIVIANSKQKNFDSGIECKRRYQNIEIEGKIAKDVSANLIYKGVKFKKGHFTDLNADDLVVKHDIFDENGVKLNKEKLSITVINEMGAYVLSNETNKKENKKKSSANNASVYLSLLVGSLFLSLFLQF from the coding sequence ATGAAAGCCCTTCTATTTCccattttgttttttgttattaaatatgTTCTAGCAGATATTAACCCCATAGTTATTAACGGTAAGTATTTTGTTGATTCAGTCACCGGTGACCCGTTCTATATCAAAGGTGTGGATTATCAGCCTGGCGGCTCTTCTGAGTTTACTGGGAAGGGTGATCCATTATCGGATCCTGAAATTTGTGCAAGAgacatatatttattacaaaaCCTAGGTGTAAATACTATTAGAATTTACTCTATAAATCCCGATTTGAACCATGACAAGTGTATGACACTGTTGGCGACAGCAGGCATCTATATATTGTTGGATGTCAACTCTCCGTTACAAAATCAACATTTAAATAGATATGAGCCATGGATCACTTACAATGAACAATACCTGGAACATGTGTTTAAAATCATGGAgcatttttcttattataataacacCTTAGGCTATTTTGCtggaaatgaaattataaatgataaaaaatcaGCAAAAGTTGCACCAGTATACATTAAAAGATTAATTCAAGATATGAAGAAATATTCCACAAATCATTTAAACAGGGTTATTCCTGTAGGATACTCTGCTGCTGATGATTTAGATTACAGAGTGTCGTTGGCAAGTTATTTAGAGTGTGCAGATTCCAATATTGGCATGGATTCAACTGTCGACTTTTATGGAGTTAATTCATACCAATGGTGTGGCGAACAAACTATGAAAACGTCTGGTTATGACAAATTAGTCGAGGCGTATACCAATTATAGCAAACCCGTATTTTTTTCTGAATTTGGTTGTAATTTAGTTCAGCCTAGAACTTTTGGAGAGGTAAAGTCTATCTACTCAGATGCTATGTATAAAACATTTTGTGGTGGTCTTGTTTACGAATTTACACAGGAAGTAAACGATTATGGTTTAGTAAAAGAATCTAGTGATAAAAGTGTTACACTGTTACCTGACTTTAATACTTTATCTcttcaatataaaaatgttCAGACACCAACAAGAAAAGATTTGAACTTAGATTCTAATATTGTCATAGCTAATTcgaaacaaaaaaatttcgaTAGTGGTATCGAATGCAAACGCagatatcaaaatattgaaattgagGGGAAAATAGCAAAAGATGTGTCtgcaaatttaatttataaaggtgttaaattcaaaaaaggTCATTTCACAGATTTGAATGCAGATGATTTAGTTGTCAAACATGACATATTTGATGAGAATGGAGTGAAATTgaacaaagaaaaattgtCGATTACTGTCATCAATGAAATGGGAGCCTATGTATTGAGCAATGAAACgaacaaaaaagaaaataagaagaaaagCTCGGCAAATAACGCTAGTGTATATCTAAGTTTATTAGTTGGATCTCTGTTCTTATCACTTTTCCTCCAGTTCTAG